One segment of Solanum lycopersicum chromosome 1, SLM_r2.1 DNA contains the following:
- the LOC138340551 gene encoding uncharacterized protein, producing MPPRRANARNANARNGNADPSIPNQEVSNVEFRNDIQMLAKSMTHPNNRVHDPMNENSGSTAAMVCTGNYRVELALYQLKDVAHVWYTQWKENRGANAALITLECFSENFLDRFIPIELREVRDQEFMNLRQGNMKVQEYRLKYNQLSRIITHAHKVEGDKIREHAKENKKARTGNYDYSQQKSSGGNHSQGQQMFLAPFPSSASVPSSRIGLIIGEEHQALSLRDVFQAPTLTPLTLSVVRTIQACVLQEKEGYFGCGQSGHRFRDSPSRHGQGGGNGRAQSTNSAAPASRPTQQEWGRIVFGGGGKEKQECDPILLELKGAVNNQKTEVFSQGGDGVVRYQGRLCVPDVGDLRQHILAEAHNSRYSIHPGATKMYRDLRKVYWLNGMKRDIEDFVSELALIGQDSVLYTMEKVQLIRDRLKIAKSRQRSYADVRSRELEFHVDDWVFLKVSSMKGVICKISSSASGLPHLTLEEVCG from the exons atgcctcctcgtagagctAACGCTAGAAATGCAAATGCCAGGAATGGAAATGCAGATCCTTCAATCCCAAATCAAGAAGTCTCCAATGTTGAGTTCAGGAATGACATACAGATGTTGGCTAAGAGTATGACCCACCCGAACAATCGGGTTCATGATCCTATGAATGAAAATAGTGGATCAACAGCAGCAATGGTCT GTACTGGGAATTATCGAGTTGAGTTGGCGTTATACCAGCTGAAGGACGTGGCTCATGTCtggtacactcagtggaagGAGAATAGGGGTGCAAATGCAGCTCTTATTACTTTGGAGTGCTTCAGCGAGAATTTTCTCGACAGGTTTatcccaatagagttgagagaagtAAGGGaccaagaattcatgaacttgaggcagGGAAACATGAAAGTCCAGGAGTATCGGCTGAAGTAtaaccaactctccag GATTATAACTCATGCTCAcaaggttgagggtgataaaaTTAGGGAACATgctaaggaaaataaaaaggcTAGGACTGgaaactatgactattctcagcaGAAATCGAGTGGTGGAAATCACTCGCAGGGCCAGCAGATGTTTTTAGCTCCATTCCCTTcatcagctagtgttccatcctccagaATAGGTTTGATCATAGGGGAAGAGCACCAGGCTCTAAGTCTTAGGGACGTTTTTCAGGCACCAACACTTACCCCACTTaccctaagtgtggtaagaaccatccagGCGTGTGTCTTGCAGGAAAAAGAAGGATATTTTGGATGTGGTCAGTCTGGTCACAGGTTCAGGGATAGTCCTTCTAGACATGGTCAAGgaggtggtaatggtagagCTCAGTCTACAAATTCAGCAGCACCAGCAAGTCGCCCAACTCAGCAGG AATGGGGAAGAATCGTCTTTGGTGGTGGAGGTAAGGAAAAGCAAGAGTGTGATCCgatcttgcttgaactaaagGGTGCAGTCAACAATCAGAAAAcagaggttttctcccaagggggagatggtgtagttcgctaccaaggtagattgtgtgttcctgatgtgggagaTTTGAGGcagcatattcttgcagaagctcataactccaggtattctattcatccaggtgcgactaagatgtaccgcgatctgcgGAAAGTCTATTGGttgaatggcatgaagagggatatagaagactttgtga gtgaattAGCTTTGATAGGACAGGATTCAGTCCTTTAtactatggagaaagtgcaactcattagagatagacttaagatagCCAAAAGTCGTCAAagatcttatgcagatgtaaggagtagggaactagagttccatgttgatgattgggtttttctaaAAGTCTCATCTATGAAAGGAGTGATCTG CAAAATTAGCAGTAGTGCATctggtcttccacatctcactcttgaagaagtgtgtgggtga